The following are from one region of the Gryllotalpicola protaetiae genome:
- the araA gene encoding L-arabinose isomerase, producing MTTPFTPYEELEVWFFTGSQGLYGEETLRQVAEQSQGLVATLDAASAVPVKMVWKPVLTDSAAIRRAVLDANAETRVIGVVTWMHTFSPAKMWIAGLQELAKPLLHLHTQANVELPYGEIDFDFMNLNQAAHGDREFGYALTRLGVRRKTVVGHVTNPRVQERVGTWVRAAVGRHALANLKVARFGDNMRQVAVTEGDKTEAQAKLGVEINTWGVNELVARVEAATDAEIDALVDEYVSSYDVVDELLPGGARHVALRDAAAIEIGLRSFLEDGGFGAFTDTFEDLGALKQLPGLAVQRLMAEGYGFGAEGDWKTAVLVHAAAAMGAGLPGGASLMEDYTYDLVDGREAILGAHMLEVSPSLTSAKPSLEIHPLGIGGKDDPVRLVFTADPGPAVVVALADLRDRFRLTANVVDVVEPRAPLPHLPVGRAVWHPRPDFETSATAWLTAGAAHHTVMSTAVGLEAFEDLARMVGIELFVIDEHTRARDVENTARWNAAYWRLDGRP from the coding sequence GTGACCACGCCATTCACCCCTTATGAGGAACTCGAGGTCTGGTTCTTCACCGGAAGCCAGGGGCTCTACGGCGAAGAGACGCTGAGGCAGGTCGCCGAGCAGTCGCAGGGCCTGGTGGCGACGCTGGATGCGGCATCCGCGGTGCCCGTCAAGATGGTGTGGAAGCCGGTGCTCACCGACTCGGCCGCCATTCGCCGGGCCGTGCTCGACGCGAACGCCGAGACCCGAGTGATCGGCGTGGTCACGTGGATGCACACCTTCAGCCCAGCGAAGATGTGGATCGCCGGCCTGCAGGAGCTCGCGAAGCCGCTGCTGCATCTGCACACCCAGGCGAACGTCGAGCTGCCGTACGGCGAGATCGACTTCGACTTCATGAACCTGAACCAGGCGGCGCACGGCGACCGGGAGTTCGGCTACGCGCTCACCCGGCTCGGCGTCCGTCGCAAGACGGTCGTGGGCCACGTCACGAACCCGCGGGTGCAGGAGCGCGTCGGCACCTGGGTGCGCGCCGCCGTCGGCAGGCACGCGCTCGCGAACCTCAAGGTCGCGCGCTTCGGCGACAACATGCGCCAGGTCGCGGTCACCGAGGGCGACAAGACCGAGGCGCAGGCGAAGCTCGGCGTCGAGATCAACACGTGGGGCGTGAACGAGCTGGTCGCGCGGGTCGAGGCGGCGACGGATGCCGAGATCGACGCCCTCGTCGACGAATACGTCTCTTCCTACGACGTGGTCGACGAGTTGCTTCCCGGGGGCGCGCGGCACGTGGCGCTGCGCGACGCGGCCGCGATCGAGATCGGGCTGCGCTCCTTCCTCGAAGACGGCGGCTTCGGCGCCTTCACCGACACCTTCGAGGATCTCGGCGCCCTGAAGCAGCTGCCGGGCCTCGCCGTGCAGCGGCTGATGGCAGAGGGCTACGGATTCGGCGCTGAGGGCGACTGGAAGACCGCCGTCCTCGTGCACGCGGCCGCCGCGATGGGGGCGGGGCTGCCCGGCGGCGCGAGCCTGATGGAGGACTACACCTACGACCTCGTCGACGGGCGCGAGGCGATTCTCGGCGCGCACATGCTCGAGGTGTCGCCGTCGCTGACCTCGGCGAAGCCGTCGCTCGAGATCCACCCGCTCGGCATCGGAGGGAAGGACGACCCCGTGCGGCTCGTCTTCACCGCGGACCCGGGCCCGGCCGTCGTCGTCGCGCTCGCCGATCTGCGCGACCGCTTCCGGCTGACCGCCAACGTGGTCGACGTCGTCGAGCCCCGCGCGCCGCTGCCTCACCTGCCGGTGGGGCGTGCGGTGTGGCATCCGCGCCCCGATTTCGAGACCTCGGCGACGGCCTGGCTCACGGCCGGCGCCGCGCACCACACGGTCATGTCGACCGCCGTCGGCCTCGAGGCCTTCGAAGACCTCGCGCGGATGGTCGGCATCGAGCTGTTCGTCATCGACGAGCACACGCGGGCGCGCGACGTCGAGAACACGGCCCGCTGGAACGCGGCCTACTGGCGCCTCGACGGGCGGCCGTAG
- a CDS encoding carbohydrate ABC transporter permease, which produces MTATSSQAPSAARARAGAAENAAPARASRSRAQRQAQWTAWGFVAPVVIYLALFYAYPLYKNIDLSIRHYTVRSFITGDAEFVGFQNFAAIFQSSTFWPAILNTGIFVFVSIAFQFAIGLALAVFFFRNFRLSGLLRALFLVPWLLPLLVSASTWSWMMNSDSGVINSFLEAFGIGQINWLTSPDWSLIAVLIANIWIGIPFNLVIMYSGLQGVPNDVYEAAAIDGANGWQRFWRITFPLLRPVTAITLLLGFIYTLKVFDIIWIMTRGGPATSSTTLAIWSYQLGFGSLLPDFSSAAAVGNVLIVIALIFGLAYARVQRRLEA; this is translated from the coding sequence ATGACAGCAACCTCGTCACAGGCGCCGTCGGCTGCGCGCGCCCGTGCCGGGGCGGCGGAGAACGCCGCCCCGGCACGAGCCAGCCGTTCCCGCGCGCAGCGACAGGCTCAGTGGACCGCGTGGGGCTTCGTCGCCCCCGTCGTGATCTACCTCGCGCTGTTCTACGCGTACCCCCTCTACAAGAACATCGACCTCAGCATCCGCCACTACACCGTGCGCTCGTTCATCACCGGCGATGCCGAGTTCGTCGGATTCCAGAACTTCGCCGCGATCTTCCAGAGCTCGACGTTCTGGCCGGCGATCCTCAACACCGGCATCTTCGTGTTCGTCTCGATCGCTTTCCAGTTCGCCATCGGCCTCGCCCTCGCCGTGTTCTTCTTCCGCAACTTCCGCCTCTCCGGTCTGCTGCGCGCGCTGTTCCTGGTGCCCTGGCTGCTGCCACTGCTCGTCTCGGCCTCCACCTGGTCCTGGATGATGAACAGCGACTCCGGCGTCATCAACTCCTTCCTCGAGGCGTTCGGCATCGGCCAGATCAACTGGCTCACCTCGCCCGACTGGTCGCTGATCGCAGTCCTCATCGCGAACATCTGGATCGGCATCCCGTTCAATCTCGTGATCATGTACTCCGGACTGCAGGGCGTTCCGAACGACGTGTACGAGGCGGCCGCGATCGACGGCGCCAACGGGTGGCAGCGGTTCTGGCGGATCACCTTCCCGCTGTTGCGGCCCGTCACGGCGATCACGCTGCTGCTCGGCTTCATCTACACGTTGAAGGTCTTCGACATCATCTGGATCATGACACGGGGCGGCCCGGCGACCTCATCGACGACGCTGGCGATCTGGTCGTACCAGCTGGGCTTCGGCTCGCTGCTGCCGGACTTCAGCTCGGCGGCCGCGGTCGGCAATGTTCTGATCGTGATCGCGCTGATCTTCGGCCTCGCCTACGCGCGCGTGCAGCGCAGATTGGAGGCGTGA
- a CDS encoding glycoside hydrolase family 127 protein: MSAARTGGPVHPSHAVLRPLGPDEIAITGGFWGERQVVNAQATIAHCQEWMERIGWIGNFDRAAAGTIGGSHAGIEFVDSEVYKLLEAMAWELGRSHDLELEARYNALVARIAAAQEVDGYLHTSFGRDGQPTRYSNLEFGHELYCFGHLFQAAVARLRTGYDDLLPQVARRLADHVYMVFGPTGRDAVCGHPEIEMGLVELFRITGERRYLEQAELFIARRGTGTLRGAAFGPFGQEYFQDDVPVRDAQTMRGHAVRALYLASGALDVADETADAELAAAVRLQWANAVARRTYLTGGVGSHHQDEAYGDDFELPPDRAYAETCAGIASVMLSWRLLLESGDAKYAELIERTLLNNVLASPREDGRAFYYTNTLHQRIPGAVPDEHELSHRAEASLRAPWFEVSCCPTNVARTLASVGLYFATATGDGVQLHQYGDYEISTTLDAGEVRLRVSSGYPFDGAVVVTVLQAPESEIALRLRVPGWAVDAALSEDAPLIDGAFEVRRGFATGDIVRLDLPVDARVTFPDQRIDAIRGDFAIERGPLVLALESVDLPEGWSVNDVEADPATLRSREGATELLVARRSPGEATWPYASDRPQIERETATARLVPYYAWANRGPSTMRIWIPGGS, translated from the coding sequence ATGTCAGCAGCCCGTACCGGCGGCCCCGTCCACCCTTCGCATGCCGTCCTTCGCCCGCTCGGCCCCGACGAGATCGCCATCACCGGCGGCTTCTGGGGGGAGCGCCAGGTTGTGAACGCGCAGGCGACCATCGCGCACTGCCAGGAGTGGATGGAGCGTATCGGCTGGATCGGGAACTTCGACCGTGCAGCCGCCGGCACCATCGGGGGCAGTCACGCGGGCATCGAGTTCGTCGACTCAGAGGTGTACAAGCTGCTTGAGGCGATGGCGTGGGAGCTCGGGCGGAGCCATGACCTCGAGCTCGAAGCGCGCTACAACGCGCTGGTCGCGCGGATCGCTGCGGCGCAGGAGGTTGACGGCTACCTGCACACCAGCTTCGGCCGCGACGGCCAGCCGACCCGGTACTCGAATCTGGAGTTCGGTCATGAGCTGTACTGCTTCGGGCACCTCTTCCAGGCGGCCGTCGCGCGCCTGCGCACTGGGTACGACGACCTGCTGCCGCAGGTCGCGCGGCGGCTCGCCGATCACGTCTATATGGTGTTCGGGCCGACCGGGCGCGATGCGGTCTGCGGTCACCCGGAGATCGAGATGGGTCTCGTCGAACTGTTCCGCATCACCGGGGAGCGCCGTTATCTCGAGCAGGCCGAGCTGTTCATCGCGCGGCGAGGGACCGGCACTCTGCGCGGAGCGGCCTTCGGCCCGTTCGGGCAGGAGTACTTCCAGGACGACGTGCCCGTGCGCGACGCCCAGACGATGCGCGGGCATGCGGTGCGGGCGCTCTATCTGGCATCCGGCGCACTCGATGTCGCAGACGAGACAGCAGATGCGGAGCTGGCGGCCGCCGTTCGGCTGCAATGGGCCAATGCCGTCGCGCGCCGAACCTATCTGACGGGCGGCGTCGGATCGCACCACCAGGACGAGGCATACGGCGATGACTTCGAGCTTCCGCCCGATCGCGCCTACGCGGAGACCTGCGCGGGCATCGCCTCGGTGATGCTCAGCTGGCGGCTGCTGCTCGAGAGCGGTGACGCGAAGTATGCCGAGCTGATCGAGCGCACGCTGCTGAACAACGTGCTCGCTTCACCCCGCGAGGACGGCCGCGCGTTCTACTACACGAACACACTGCACCAGCGGATTCCGGGCGCGGTGCCCGACGAGCACGAGCTGTCGCATCGCGCGGAGGCCAGCCTGCGCGCTCCGTGGTTCGAGGTCTCGTGCTGCCCGACGAACGTCGCGCGCACCCTCGCGAGCGTCGGCCTCTACTTCGCGACGGCGACAGGCGACGGTGTGCAGCTGCACCAGTACGGCGACTATGAGATCTCGACGACACTCGACGCCGGCGAGGTGCGCCTGCGCGTCTCGAGCGGCTATCCGTTCGACGGCGCAGTCGTTGTGACGGTGCTCCAGGCCCCCGAGAGCGAGATCGCGCTGCGGCTGCGTGTTCCCGGCTGGGCGGTCGACGCTGCCCTCTCCGAGGACGCGCCACTCATCGACGGCGCATTCGAGGTGCGGCGGGGGTTCGCGACCGGCGATATCGTGCGCCTCGACCTGCCGGTCGATGCCCGCGTCACATTCCCCGACCAGCGGATCGACGCCATCCGCGGCGACTTCGCGATCGAGCGCGGACCCCTCGTGCTCGCGCTCGAGTCCGTCGACCTGCCCGAAGGGTGGAGCGTCAATGACGTGGAAGCCGACCCGGCGACGCTGCGCTCGCGGGAAGGCGCCACCGAACTGCTGGTCGCGCGCCGCTCGCCGGGGGAGGCGACGTGGCCGTACGCATCCGACCGCCCCCAAATCGAGCGCGAGACCGCGACCGCTCGCCTGGTGCCGTACTACGCGTGGGCCAATCGCGGGCCCTCGACGATGCGCATCTGGATTCCCGGCGGGAGCTGA
- a CDS encoding NAD-dependent epimerase/dehydratase family protein, which yields MRIVIIGATGHIGGYLVPRLVAAGHEVVALSRNGTPRYRDDPAWQQVQTVTADREAEDAAGTFGARIAELSADVVVDLVCFTAASARQLVDAVRGRTRLLVMCSTIWVHGAPTAVPTDEDEDLEPWGEYGTGKLEIERMLAEESARPDGLPSIILRPGHISGPGWPIINPQGNLEASVWEKLARGERVVLPGFGLETLHHVHADDVAQAFQLAIERGADASAGLFGRAYHVVSDRALTLRGFAEAVAGWFGHTPDLEFAPWAEFAVAVGPEAAATTLEHVLRSPAASIERARTELGYEPRYTSLEAAREALDWFVANGRVSI from the coding sequence ATGCGCATCGTCATCATCGGCGCCACCGGGCACATCGGCGGCTATCTCGTTCCGCGGCTCGTCGCGGCCGGGCACGAGGTGGTGGCGCTGTCGCGGAACGGGACGCCCCGCTACCGCGACGACCCTGCATGGCAGCAGGTTCAGACGGTGACCGCCGACCGCGAGGCCGAGGACGCGGCAGGCACTTTCGGCGCGCGCATCGCCGAGCTCTCCGCCGACGTCGTCGTCGACCTGGTGTGCTTCACCGCGGCATCCGCCCGCCAGCTCGTCGACGCCGTGCGCGGGCGCACGCGCCTGCTCGTCATGTGCAGCACCATCTGGGTGCACGGCGCGCCGACGGCTGTGCCGACGGACGAAGACGAAGACCTCGAGCCCTGGGGCGAGTACGGCACGGGCAAGCTCGAGATCGAGCGGATGCTGGCCGAGGAATCCGCCCGCCCCGATGGCCTGCCGTCGATCATCCTGCGGCCCGGGCACATCAGCGGGCCGGGGTGGCCGATCATCAACCCGCAGGGCAACCTCGAGGCGTCCGTGTGGGAGAAGCTCGCCCGCGGCGAGCGCGTGGTGCTTCCCGGCTTCGGTCTCGAGACGCTGCACCACGTCCACGCCGACGACGTCGCGCAGGCCTTCCAGCTGGCGATCGAGCGAGGGGCGGATGCCTCAGCCGGCCTCTTTGGCCGCGCGTACCACGTCGTGTCGGACCGCGCGCTGACCCTGCGCGGCTTCGCCGAAGCGGTCGCCGGGTGGTTCGGACACACGCCCGATCTGGAGTTCGCACCGTGGGCGGAGTTCGCTGTCGCGGTCGGGCCCGAGGCCGCCGCGACGACGCTCGAGCACGTTTTGCGCAGCCCTGCGGCGTCGATCGAGCGGGCGCGCACCGAGCTCGGGTACGAGCCGCGCTACACCTCACTCGAGGCCGCACGCGAGGCGCTCGACTGGTTCGTCGCGAACGGCCGCGTCAGCATCTGA
- a CDS encoding amylo-alpha-1,6-glucosidase, which translates to MSPVIGTHRTHELLHLVSHQTGMNAVLQFRPSRPAVIAASATTLSWVTDGGRIDAVFETPDTLRLRGIGLELTVADAAEELTPFSGAYLFRDPVDGSAVFTSYESGRRYRVTVVRGELRLEGGEALGSAPRAVTVAGAEWDAVVEEYETGRPPYREQGAFDDAVVEVMRDFDGFLSAVAPWRSPSTPAAPLAAYVLWSATVEPSGFVGRETILMSKHWMDKVWSWDHCFNALAVVAGLPGAGVDNFLLPFNHQEKSGALPDSVAHSEVLHNFVKPPIHGWALRGLRARAPERFDHDTLAEIHRGLAAWSRFWLSRRVPDHALPHYQHGNDSGWDNSTTFDADRVIESPDLAAFLGVQLDVLADLTDELSLEGAAEWRAEADALFDALQTQLWRGDRFVARAAASGRESSSSSLLNVLPLVASDRLRPEIVGALVSRLDAHLTEWGLATEPTASALYESDGYWRGPIWAPSTVLVYDGLRAAGHDALAAEVRRRFLRLCERSGFAENFDAVTGDGLRDRAYTWTASAYLLLAADDTAPSQRIRGN; encoded by the coding sequence GTGTCGCCCGTCATCGGAACGCACCGCACCCACGAACTGCTCCACCTCGTGTCGCATCAGACGGGTATGAACGCCGTGCTGCAGTTCCGCCCGTCGCGCCCGGCGGTCATCGCCGCTTCGGCGACCACCCTGAGCTGGGTCACCGACGGCGGCCGCATCGACGCGGTGTTCGAGACTCCCGATACGTTGCGGCTGCGCGGTATCGGGCTCGAGTTGACGGTCGCGGATGCGGCGGAAGAGTTGACGCCGTTCAGCGGGGCGTACCTATTCCGCGACCCCGTCGACGGCTCGGCGGTGTTCACCTCGTACGAGAGCGGGCGCCGGTACCGCGTCACGGTGGTGAGAGGTGAGCTGCGGCTTGAGGGCGGCGAGGCGCTTGGCAGCGCGCCCCGAGCGGTCACGGTTGCCGGTGCCGAGTGGGACGCCGTCGTCGAGGAGTACGAGACGGGGCGCCCTCCCTACCGTGAGCAGGGTGCTTTCGATGACGCGGTGGTCGAAGTGATGCGCGACTTCGACGGATTCCTATCCGCCGTCGCCCCGTGGCGGAGCCCGTCGACACCGGCCGCGCCGCTCGCCGCCTACGTCCTCTGGTCCGCCACGGTGGAGCCGAGCGGCTTCGTCGGCCGCGAGACGATCCTCATGTCGAAGCACTGGATGGACAAGGTGTGGAGCTGGGACCACTGCTTCAACGCGCTCGCAGTGGTCGCCGGCTTGCCGGGCGCGGGCGTCGACAACTTCCTGCTTCCGTTCAACCACCAGGAAAAATCCGGCGCCCTGCCCGACTCGGTGGCCCACTCGGAAGTGCTCCACAATTTCGTGAAGCCGCCCATCCACGGCTGGGCGCTGCGCGGGCTGCGGGCCCGCGCGCCCGAGCGCTTCGACCATGACACGCTCGCCGAGATCCATCGGGGTCTCGCCGCGTGGTCCCGGTTCTGGCTGTCGCGACGCGTGCCCGACCACGCGCTGCCGCACTACCAGCACGGCAACGACAGCGGGTGGGACAACTCGACCACCTTCGACGCCGACCGTGTCATCGAGTCGCCGGACCTCGCCGCCTTCCTCGGCGTTCAGCTCGATGTGCTGGCCGATCTCACCGACGAGCTCAGCCTTGAGGGAGCGGCCGAGTGGCGCGCAGAGGCCGATGCCCTCTTCGACGCGCTGCAGACACAGCTGTGGCGCGGTGATCGCTTCGTCGCACGCGCTGCGGCGAGCGGTCGCGAGAGTTCGAGCAGCAGCCTGCTGAACGTACTGCCGCTGGTGGCATCCGACCGTCTCCGCCCTGAAATCGTGGGCGCGCTCGTCTCGCGGTTGGACGCGCACCTGACCGAGTGGGGCCTCGCGACCGAGCCGACGGCCAGCGCGCTCTATGAGTCGGACGGGTATTGGCGCGGGCCGATCTGGGCGCCGTCGACCGTGCTCGTCTACGACGGGCTGCGCGCCGCCGGCCATGACGCGCTGGCGGCCGAGGTCAGACGACGGTTCCTGCGACTGTGCGAGCGATCGGGCTTCGCGGAGAACTTCGACGCGGTGACCGGTGACGGTCTGCGCGACCGCGCGTATACCTGGACGGCGAGCGCCTACCTGCTCCTTGCCGCAGACGACACCGCACCATCACAACGAATTCGAGGCAATTGA
- a CDS encoding sugar ABC transporter substrate-binding protein, which produces MQTTRKARAIGVALLSAGVVAAALTGCSGSSDKGSSSGSAGGTYTFWDPYPQYNASSDWNKLIEQCGTDAGVTVKRTGYDTTDLTNKALLAGQQSKSPDILLVDNPVVSTLADAGILTDTKENGLSTGKIAQNILGAGVQGGKTYGVPIGANTLALYYNPKVLQAAGVDPASVTDWDSLTAALAKVKAAGKKGITFAGINTEEGSFQFLPWFWGADADLTKLDSSKAEAALSLWAGWIKDGYAPNSVIQDTQTTSWQEFQTGDFAFGENGTWQKASAAQMGAGVITIPSESGGAAPVPTGGEFFTIPVQKDTARYKTTAKIVECLSQGDNIVKTDTTLNYIVAGADGQAKQLAADPTLKTWIDAVGVAKARTGDNLGTKYPVISQQLWTAVQKAESGAASPADALKAAQDAVDSKLNK; this is translated from the coding sequence GTGCAAACAACTCGAAAGGCGCGCGCCATCGGTGTCGCGCTCCTGTCCGCGGGCGTGGTCGCCGCGGCACTCACCGGCTGCTCCGGCAGCAGCGACAAGGGAAGCTCGAGCGGCAGCGCCGGCGGCACCTACACCTTCTGGGACCCGTACCCGCAGTACAACGCCAGCTCCGACTGGAACAAGCTCATCGAACAGTGCGGCACCGACGCCGGGGTGACGGTCAAGCGCACCGGCTACGACACCACCGACCTCACGAACAAGGCGCTGCTCGCTGGCCAGCAGAGCAAGTCACCCGACATCCTGCTTGTCGACAACCCCGTCGTCTCGACGCTCGCCGACGCGGGCATCCTGACGGACACCAAGGAAAACGGCCTGTCGACCGGCAAGATCGCCCAGAACATCCTCGGCGCGGGCGTACAGGGCGGGAAGACCTACGGCGTCCCGATCGGCGCCAACACCCTCGCGCTGTACTACAACCCGAAGGTCCTGCAGGCGGCGGGCGTCGACCCGGCATCCGTCACCGACTGGGACTCGCTCACCGCGGCGCTCGCCAAGGTCAAGGCGGCGGGCAAGAAGGGCATTACGTTCGCCGGCATCAACACCGAAGAGGGCTCCTTCCAGTTCCTGCCGTGGTTCTGGGGCGCAGACGCCGACCTCACCAAGCTCGACTCGAGCAAGGCCGAGGCCGCCCTGTCGCTGTGGGCGGGCTGGATCAAGGACGGCTACGCGCCGAACTCCGTGATTCAGGACACCCAGACCACGAGCTGGCAGGAGTTCCAGACCGGCGACTTCGCGTTCGGCGAAAACGGCACCTGGCAGAAGGCGTCGGCTGCGCAGATGGGCGCCGGAGTCATCACGATCCCCTCCGAGAGCGGCGGCGCGGCACCCGTGCCGACGGGCGGCGAGTTCTTCACCATCCCGGTGCAGAAGGACACCGCCCGCTACAAGACGACCGCCAAGATCGTCGAGTGCCTTTCGCAGGGCGACAACATCGTCAAGACCGACACCACGCTGAACTACATCGTCGCCGGGGCGGACGGGCAGGCGAAGCAACTCGCCGCGGACCCGACCCTGAAGACCTGGATCGATGCGGTCGGTGTGGCCAAGGCGCGCACCGGAGACAACCTCGGCACGAAGTACCCGGTCATCTCGCAGCAGCTGTGGACGGCCGTGCAGAAAGCCGAGAGCGGTGCCGCATCACCGGCCGACGCGCTGAAAGCGGCGCAGGACGCCGTCGACTCGAAGCTCAACAAGTAA
- a CDS encoding LacI family DNA-binding transcriptional regulator yields MPLPDLPSTRAPATFVEPVRRRVGRSMATIQDVAQRAGVSRSTVSYALSGKRTISRETRERIEAAIRELGFTPNAGARALATSQTLVIGLLVHFFEDEFSPAMLQYVLPISDAAREAGYDILMVTETDGPNALERISSSNMVDGVILLNVAHEDPRLPVMRKIHQPGSMVGLPKNAEGFDVFDLDFDESGRVLVDHLAERGHREIVLVTPRADVYDRGGAYAWRFQNAALQRAAQYGMRVHWFHGETQQPAVNRQIGEILDAKLGTAMIVHNDAVIAALPSVLHARGIRVPDDLSVVGIFSEDFARLFNLPYTSVETSPDKLGRLAVQALVTRMLDPEGTAAHRVELIAPQITDRGSTK; encoded by the coding sequence GTGCCCCTTCCCGACTTGCCCTCGACTCGGGCGCCTGCTACGTTTGTCGAACCGGTTCGACGACGAGTAGGTAGATCAATGGCGACCATCCAAGACGTTGCGCAGCGCGCGGGCGTCTCGCGAAGCACGGTCTCCTACGCGCTCTCCGGCAAGAGAACCATCTCACGCGAGACGCGGGAGCGCATTGAGGCGGCGATCCGCGAACTGGGCTTCACCCCCAACGCCGGCGCGCGGGCACTGGCCACCTCGCAGACGCTTGTCATCGGGCTCCTCGTGCACTTCTTCGAAGACGAGTTCTCGCCCGCCATGCTGCAGTACGTCTTGCCGATCTCGGACGCGGCGCGCGAGGCGGGCTACGACATCCTGATGGTCACCGAGACCGACGGGCCGAACGCACTCGAGCGCATCTCGAGCTCGAACATGGTCGACGGCGTGATCCTGCTGAACGTCGCCCACGAGGACCCGCGCCTTCCTGTGATGCGGAAGATCCACCAGCCCGGCTCGATGGTCGGCCTGCCGAAGAATGCCGAAGGCTTCGACGTCTTCGACCTGGATTTCGACGAGTCCGGCCGTGTTCTCGTCGACCATCTGGCCGAACGGGGGCACCGAGAGATCGTGCTGGTCACGCCGCGGGCTGATGTCTACGACCGTGGCGGGGCCTACGCTTGGCGGTTCCAGAATGCCGCCCTACAGCGCGCCGCGCAGTACGGAATGCGCGTCCACTGGTTCCACGGTGAGACCCAGCAGCCGGCGGTCAACCGGCAGATCGGCGAGATCCTGGACGCGAAGCTCGGCACGGCGATGATCGTGCACAACGATGCGGTCATCGCGGCGCTGCCTTCCGTGCTGCACGCCCGCGGCATCCGCGTGCCCGACGACCTGTCCGTCGTAGGCATCTTCTCTGAGGATTTCGCGCGCCTCTTCAACCTGCCGTACACCTCGGTCGAAACCTCGCCGGATAAGCTCGGCCGCCTTGCGGTTCAGGCTCTCGTCACCCGCATGCTCGATCCGGAGGGCACCGCCGCCCATCGTGTCGAGCTCATCGCGCCCCAGATCACCGATCGGGGCAGCACGAAGTAG
- a CDS encoding carbohydrate ABC transporter permease: MTRRSWWRTTVGILLTAIMLFPIYWMVNVSFTRDGDMRKDPPNLFPINGTLDGYRAVLQEQLPFLATSLLIGLGTVALTLVLSAPAAFSLAKLRPKGGGVISFLLLIAQIIPAIIMSMGFYTIYVRLGILDTIWGLIIADSTLAVPFGVLIFAAFMSGIPDELIQAARIDGASTWRTFRSVVLPVSRNSVVTVALFSFLWAWSDFLFANTLDGGGTLKPITLGIYAYIGNNNQQWNSIMATAVVASIPAAVLLVIAQKYVAAGVTAGAVKD, from the coding sequence ATGACTCGCCGCTCCTGGTGGCGCACCACCGTCGGCATCCTGCTCACCGCGATCATGCTCTTCCCCATCTACTGGATGGTCAACGTGTCATTCACCCGCGACGGCGACATGCGCAAGGACCCGCCGAACCTCTTCCCAATCAACGGAACGCTCGACGGCTACCGAGCCGTGCTGCAGGAGCAATTGCCGTTCCTCGCCACGAGCCTGCTCATCGGCCTCGGCACGGTCGCGCTCACCCTCGTTCTATCGGCCCCCGCGGCATTCTCGCTGGCGAAGCTGCGCCCGAAGGGCGGCGGCGTGATCAGCTTCCTGCTGCTCATCGCGCAGATCATCCCGGCGATCATCATGTCGATGGGCTTCTACACGATCTACGTGCGGCTCGGCATCCTCGACACGATCTGGGGTCTCATCATCGCCGACTCGACGCTCGCCGTGCCGTTCGGCGTGCTCATCTTTGCCGCGTTCATGTCGGGCATCCCCGACGAGTTGATCCAGGCGGCGCGCATCGACGGCGCCAGCACGTGGCGCACCTTCCGATCGGTGGTGCTGCCCGTCAGTCGCAATTCGGTCGTGACCGTCGCGCTGTTCTCCTTCTTATGGGCGTGGTCCGACTTCCTATTCGCCAACACGCTCGACGGCGGCGGCACGCTCAAGCCGATCACTCTGGGGATCTACGCCTACATCGGCAATAACAACCAGCAATGGAACTCGATCATGGCCACCGCGGTTGTTGCGTCGATCCCCGCGGCCGTACTGCTCGTCATCGCGCAGAAGTACGTCGCGGCAGGCGTGACCGCAGGCGCGGTCAAGGACTGA